Proteins from one Halovivax limisalsi genomic window:
- a CDS encoding glycosyltransferase family 4 protein, which translates to MRICLLSDGYPPWDAGGAQTITARLAEGYVDNGHDAHVITTVDDRADRGRSIENGVVVHRVWTPRPRCVLPYLTLRNPLVADALPGLLTDIAPDVVHAHNVHYLSNESLRIADERGLPVVKTFHDAGTVSYGELTTVADRAPDGFADDADAPALPDSAYKVSPVEQALEQKLRYVPIRNPANRRCLSRCVDVGIAVSRALRRGLAVNGVDCSRVIHNGVDAARFDREADVAAPAEAEFRRRHGLGDGPFVCFAGRTSYEKGAAHLAAAFADLVENRGAESENGLTNARLLVTGDDSYVADMRRIAGPAADRIVATGWIPRPALRTALRSARVVASPAVYLDPFPTVNLEAFAAGTPVVTTAFGGASELVDDGVDGRIVDPRDVRALADALGPILGDADRASACGASGREKVRDRFTLDAQVEAYLEVLEAVRWGQRPPDEEGTTPPHESKW; encoded by the coding sequence ATGCGTATCTGTCTGCTCTCCGACGGCTACCCGCCGTGGGATGCCGGCGGTGCCCAGACCATCACCGCCCGGCTGGCCGAGGGGTACGTCGACAACGGGCACGACGCACACGTAATCACGACGGTCGACGACCGGGCGGACCGCGGTCGATCGATCGAGAACGGCGTCGTCGTCCATCGGGTGTGGACGCCCCGGCCGCGCTGCGTACTCCCGTACCTCACGCTACGAAATCCGCTGGTCGCCGACGCGCTTCCGGGGCTTCTCACCGACATCGCACCCGACGTCGTCCACGCGCACAACGTCCACTACCTCTCCAACGAGAGCCTCCGAATCGCGGACGAACGCGGCCTCCCCGTCGTGAAGACGTTCCACGACGCGGGAACCGTCTCCTACGGCGAACTCACGACCGTGGCCGACCGCGCCCCTGACGGATTCGCGGACGACGCCGACGCTCCGGCGCTCCCGGACTCGGCGTACAAAGTCTCGCCGGTCGAGCAGGCGCTCGAACAGAAGCTCCGCTACGTCCCGATTCGCAACCCTGCCAACCGTCGCTGCCTCTCCCGGTGCGTCGACGTCGGGATCGCCGTCAGCAGGGCGCTCCGACGAGGACTGGCCGTCAACGGCGTCGACTGTTCGCGGGTGATCCACAACGGAGTCGACGCCGCACGGTTCGATCGCGAAGCGGACGTCGCGGCCCCCGCGGAGGCCGAGTTCCGCCGCCGACACGGGCTCGGCGACGGCCCGTTCGTCTGCTTCGCCGGCCGAACGAGCTACGAGAAGGGCGCGGCCCACCTCGCCGCCGCGTTCGCAGACCTCGTCGAGAACCGAGGAGCCGAAAGCGAGAACGGCCTCACGAACGCACGGCTCCTCGTGACCGGCGACGATAGCTACGTGGCGGACATGCGCCGCATCGCCGGTCCGGCCGCCGATCGCATCGTCGCGACCGGGTGGATCCCCCGACCGGCCCTCCGAACCGCGCTGCGGTCGGCTCGCGTCGTCGCCTCGCCCGCCGTCTACCTCGATCCGTTCCCGACCGTCAACCTCGAGGCGTTCGCGGCCGGGACGCCCGTCGTGACGACGGCGTTCGGCGGCGCGTCCGAACTCGTCGACGACGGCGTCGACGGACGAATCGTCGATCCGCGCGACGTGCGGGCGCTCGCCGACGCGCTCGGGCCGATCCTCGGAGACGCCGATCGCGCGTCCGCCTGCGGGGCTAGCGGCCGCGAGAAGGTTCGCGATCGCTTCACCCTCGACGCGCAGGTCGAGGCGTACCTGGAAGTGCTCGAAGCGGTTCGTTGGGGCCAGAGACCACCCGACGAGGAGGGAACGACGCCTCCTCACGAAAGCAAGTGGTAG